The region AAGGAGGCGGACGCCGGCGTGAGGGTCGGGGAGCTGTGCCGGAAGTACGGGATCAGCGACCAGACGTACTACCGCTGGAAGGCGAAGTACGGCGGGATGGAGGCCGG is a window of bacterium DNA encoding:
- a CDS encoding transposase, coding for MKKSRFGVERIVGILKEADAGVRVGELCRKYGISDQTYYRWKAKYGGMEAG